Proteins found in one Brachypodium distachyon strain Bd21 chromosome 5, Brachypodium_distachyon_v3.0, whole genome shotgun sequence genomic segment:
- the LOC104585512 gene encoding histone-lysine N-methyltransferase, H3 lysine-79 specific-like — MDREIPFNRVFASDEDGPEEEVDEDGLTAKEANAFKVVTGRDPSIPLFRDVSLAGCGMTGTQPPKAPPKWDDEEEGDKGKRPGWWKATEMKVKEQEAREREMKRIRKHNEEVQENSRMRFEAHMYNWNREIWLKQQAELRKKEQVRKLTESWERSEKEAAKKREREEKEWKEKLVREASRTTALEEEAELKERKRKGKGPCSTQ, encoded by the exons ATGGACCGTGAAATCCCATTTAACCGAGTATTTGCATCGGATGAGGATGGTCCGGAGGAAGAAGTAGATGAGGATGGGTTGACAGCCAAAGAAGCTAACGCTTTCAAGGTTGTAACTGGCCGGGATCCAAGTATACCATTGTTCCGTGATGTTAGCCTGGCGGGCTGTG GTATGACCGGTACTCAACCTCCGAAGGCGCCACCTAAGTGGGACGATGAAGAGGAGGGGGACAAGGGTAAGAGGCCAGGGTGGTGGAAGGCAACTGAGATGAAGGTGAAAGAGCAGGaagcaagggagagggagatgaaAAGAATTAGAAAGCACAATGAGGAAGTTCAAGAGAATTCTCGAATGAGATTTGAGGCGCACATGTACAATTGGAACCGGGAAATTTGGTTGAAGCAACAAGCTGAGCTTAGGAAGAAAGAACAAGTAAGGAAATTAACTGAGTCATGGGAAAGGTCTGAGAAAGAAGCCGccaagaagagggagagggaggagaaggaatgGAAGGAGAAGCTGGTACGTGAGGCTAGTCGCACAACGGCACTCGAGGAGGAAGCAGAGctgaaggagaggaagaggaagggaaagggTCCTTGTTCGACCCAATAG
- the LOC100842007 gene encoding putative wall-associated receptor kinase-like 16 gives MVAYTFLTYACSFKDGNNKTVYMWQKQNMSLDVHGSPFLLSPVRNVFTALGCSAVAKINGRSGHDYLTGCITTCTSPNDTGDDGTPCGGQGCCEASLTPLLNQVSVDWSIQDGDDPMKDNPCQYAFVYTKGCSSCDFSDINECERGTPKSIMYEKLYPCRGGTCHDEDGNYTCICNLGRKGNGKSEDGCEPILSMAAISVIGTISAVALVAVLLIFLHMQREKRKLRDHFNKNRGQLLKSMKIEIFTKEKVDHVTDNYRYIVGKGAFGEVYKGTIGDNSRVAVKRSIAINEDRQKDFANEITIQSKISHRNLVQLLGCCLETKVPMLVYEFVPGGSLYDVLHGKREPLPLQTRLDIAINSADALVYMHSQASQQLKILHVDVKSGNILLDDEFVPKVSDFGTSRLLSIDKNHTNWVIGDSSCIDPVYMKTGLLTEKSDVYSFGIVLLELITRKKARYDGNNSLPINYVKASTDGTSKEMYDVEIVASGSEQDVKCLEEVGLVAVQCLEVDVNDRPTMTEVAEKLKMRKYRWLQSHGQAGELCT, from the exons ATGGTCGCCTACACCTTCCTGACATACGCCTGCAGCTTCAAGGACGGCAACAACAAGACGGTGTACATGTGGCAGAAGCAGAACATGTCCTTGGACGTCCATGGCAGCCCGTTCCTGCTCTCGCCGGTGCGGAACGTGTTCACGGCCCTTGGATGCAGCGCGGTCGCCAAGATCAATGGCCGCAGCGGCCACGACTACCTCACGGGCTGCATCACCACCTGTACCAGTCCTAACGAcaccggcgacgacggcaCGCCGTGCGGCGGACAAGGCTGCTGCGAGGCGTCCCTAACGCCCCTCCTCAACCAAGTCAGTGTGGACTGGAGCATACAGGACGGTGACGATCCAATGAAAGATAACCCGTGCCAATATGCCTTCGTATACACCAAAGGATG TTCTTCATGTGACTTTTCAGATATTAATGAATGCGAACGGGGAACACCAAAATCGATAATGTATGAGAAGCTATATCCTTGTCGTGGCGGGACATGCCATGACGAAGACGGCAACTATACATGCATTTGCAATCTTGGACGAAAAGGAAATGGTAAAAGTGAGGATGGCTGTGAACCCATATTATCAATGGCTGCAATATCAGTGATAG GAACAATCAGTGCGGTTGCATTAGTAGCGGTCCTATTAATATTCTTACACATGCAGCGGGAGAAAAGAAAGCTGAGAGATCATTTCAACAAGAACAGAGGGCAGTTATTAAAAAGCATGAAGATCGAGATTTTCACAAAGGAGAAGGTAGATCATGTCACGGACAACTACCGTTACATAGTTGGAAAAGGTGCTTTTGGCGAAGTCTACAAGGGAACTATCGGTGATAATTCGCGTGTTGCTGTAAAACGATCCATCGCCATCAACGAGGACCGCCAGAAGGACTTCGCAAATGAGATCACAATCCAGTCCAAGATCAGCCACCGGAACCTGGTCCAGCTGCTGGGCTGCTGCCTGGAGACCAAAGTACCCATGCTAGTCTACGAGTTCGTCCCCGGAGGGAGCCTTTATGATGTGCTTCACGGGAAAAGAGAACCTCTCCCGCTGCAAACACGCCTCGACATCGCCATCAACTCTGCGGACGCACTCGTGTATATGCACTCACAGGCGAGCCAACAGCTGAAAATCCTGCATGTTGATGTGAAGTCTGGCAACATCCTGCTTGACGACGAGTTTGTGCCCAAGGTGTCAGACTTCGGGACATCTCGGCTCTTGTCCATTGACAAAAACCACACCAATTGGGTGATCGGAGATAGCAGCTGCATCGACCCAGTGTACATGAAGACCGGGCTTCTCACGGAGAAGAGCGATGTCTATAGCTTCGGCATCGTGCTCCTAGAGCTCATCACACGGAAGAAGGCCAGGTATGATGGAAACAACAGCCTTCCGATAAACTACGTAAAGGCTTCAACCGATGGGACATCAAAGGAGATGTATGATGTGGAGATTGTTGCGTCCGGTTCGGAGCAGGACGTGAAGTGCCTTGAGGAAGTTGGCCTGGT